In Bifidobacterium scardovii JCM 12489 = DSM 13734, the genomic stretch TGAGCGCCTCGGCCCCGCCGGCCCGGTACGCACGACACCAGGCCTCCAACGTCGTGACGCACGCGATCGCGTACCGCTCCATCACCACGGACTTCGCCACTCCCCGGTCCACGTGATCGCGCGCGGCCGCGACCTTCGTGTCCCAGTCATAGCTCCTGTTGCCCCCGCGTTTCGCCATAAGCGCCTCCCGTCCGCCGACCCGATACGCCAGCGACCATTTCTTCGCGGTCATCACCGGCATGCCAACCCGACGCGCCGCGGCCTTGTAACCCAACCCCTCACCAAACAGGGCGGCCACCGAACACCTGAAAGCATCATCATACCGACGCCTGCGATCTGCACACACAGAAAACCACACCTCCAATCATCAAACATGAATTACTCCAGTCCAACAATCAGGGTGCAGTTCAATGAGGGGAGCCAGAATATCGTCAGAAGTTCAGCGGGCGGATGTAGGAGCCGGTCTGCGGGCGAACAGGCTCGAGTGTGCCGTCGGCGTTGTGGTTGAGCGGCGCGAACACGGTCTCGCGGTGGCATCCGTCGCCGCCGGACCAGCGCCCGGCCGGGTTGTAGGCGAAGCGGTGGTAGGCGATGATCCATTCGTCGGTGCCGGGGATGTTGACGATGTTGTGGTGCCCGGTGCCGTACAGCTTGTGCGCCGGATCCTGCTCGACCAGGGTGCGGGGCTCGCTCCACGGGCCGTGCAGGGAGTCGCTCATCGCGTACTTGACGCAGTACTCGGGGTCGCGGGCGTCGTTCTCCGACCAGCTCGCGTAGTAGATGCCGTTGCGCTTGTGGATCCAGATCGCCTCGCGGAAGTCGCCCGGCACCCAGCTGAACGCCTCCTGCTCGTCGAACGAGAGGCAGTCGTCGCTGAACGGCGCGACCCATGCACGCTGGTTGCCCCACAGGAAGTAGCGCGTGCCGTCATCCTCCACATACACGCCGGGATCGATCGTGTGGCAATCGAAGGTGCCCTTGCGCACGATCGGCTCGGCTTCGGGCACGAACGGGCCGTACGGCGTATCGGCTACGGCCGCGCCGATCTGGGAGCCGGCCACGAAGTAGAACACATACCTGCCGTCGGCGCGGCGCACGATCGTCGGAGCCCACGCGCCATCGGAGCCGTCCCACCACGGCACGTCGCGCAGATCGAGCGCCGGATAGCGCTTCCACGACGCCAGATCGTCGGAGACGTACACGCTGAACGCGGTGGTGCCCCACTCATCCACGCCATCGTCGGTGCAGTACAGGAAGTAGTGCCCGTCGAAGATCGCGAGGTTGGGATCGGCGCAATAGCGGTGCAGCGGATTGGTGGCGAGCGCCGTGTCGTTGACGCGGTGCGGCAGCTGCTCGCGCGGCACGGCGCGCACGATCGGTTTGGTAAGAACAGCAGTCATATTGCATGCAACTTTCGTATGGTGTTCCCGTGTCGGTGGGTTGGGGGAAGGAGGGCCCTGCCGCCGGCACGGGGACATTGTGGGATCGGCGCCGGCGGACGGGCCCGTCCCGCCGGCGCGGGACGGGTCAGCCCTTGACGGAGCCGGCCACCAGGCCGGACACGATCCACTTCTGGCAGAAGATGAAGAACACGAACACGGGCAGCAGGGCCAGGACCGTGATGGTCATGAAGCTCGGCCAATCGGTCGAGAACTGGCCGACCGCGTTGTACACCTGCAGCACGATCGTCCTCAGCTCCGAGCTGGAGAGGAACACGTTCGCGTTCATGAAGTCGTTCCACGTGCCCATCGTCTGGAACACGACCACCGTCGTCAGGATCGGCCGGATCAACGGCATCACGATCGACCAGAAGATGCGCAGCGGGCCAGCGCCGTCGATGCGCGCCGCCTCGATCAGCTCGAACGGCAGGCTCTTCATGTACCCCACGATCAGGAAATAGCAGAACACCGCGCCGCCCAGGTAGATGATCGTCAGACCCGCCAGCGTGTTCACCAAATGCGCCTGCGCCTCCATGCGGTACAGGGGGATCAGCGTGGTCTGCGCCGGCACCACGAACGCGACCATCAGGATCATGCCCACCAGGGCCGTGAACCTCGACTTGCGCAAGATCATGCCGTACGCGGCCAAAGCGCCCACGCCGACCTGGATCACCACGCCGAAGAACGTCACGACCAGCGTGTTCCACAGGGAACGCACGATCGGGACCGTCGCGAACGCCTTCGTGTAGTTCGCCAGCGTCCACTCCTTGGGTAGGCCCAGGGGATTCGACGCCATGTCCGGGATCGTCTTGAACGTGTTGATCACGATGTACCACAACGGCACCGCGCACACCAGCGCGACCAGGATCATCACCACGCTCGTGACGAGCGAACCGATCCGCTTGCGCGTCGTGAACGTCATACCGCTCCCCCTCGGGGAGGAAACCGCCTTGCTTGCCATGATTTACTCGAACCTCCTCGAGATCAAACCGGAGATGCCCATCTGCAGGAACACCACGATGCCCGTGGCGATGAAGAACAGGACCGCCAACGCCGAGCCGATGCCGTACTGCGACTGGCCGATGCCCTGCTGGATGATCGACTGCGTCACCGTGTACGTCGAATACCCCGGGCCGCCCTTGGTCATCGTGTACGGAAGGTCATACACCTTCAAACCACCGCTCATCAGCAGGAACGTCGAGGTCACGATGCCCGGCATCAGCTGCGGCAAAGTGATGTGCACGAACTGCTGCACCTTGCCGGCCCCGTCCACGGTCGCCTGCTCGTACAAGTCCGCCGGAATCGCCTGCAGGAACGCCAAATACAGGGTCGCGTGCCAACCGATCTGGGCCCAGATCGCGATGAAGATCACGCAGAACTTCGCCAGACTGTTGTTGCTCAGCCACGGCACCGGATCGATGCCGAACACGCCCAGCACGCTGTTGACCACACCGGTCTTCATCGGGCTGAAAATGTACTTCCACACCATGCCCATGATCGCCAGCGACGGCACCGAGAAGAAGAAGAACAGGCTGCGCACGAAATCACGGCCGACGAACTTGCGGTTCAACACCACCGCCAACGGGATCGCGACCACCGTCACGCCCACCATCACCACGATCGCATACAGGATCGTGAAACCCAAACCCTGCAGGGTCGAGGGATCCGAGAACACCTTCCGGTAATTGCTCAGACCCACCCAGTTCAGATCCATGCTGTACCCGTTGAAATCCGTGAACGAGAAATACGCCGTCTGCACCAACGGAACCAGGAACAACACCACGAACACCGCCAGAATCGGCAGCAAAAACCAGAACGAGGTCAAATCCTCACGCAAGCCACGCGCACGACGACGCCTGCGATACACACTCTCATCCAACGGCGGCAAACCCCTCACCGCCGACCGAGTCGTTGCACCCATATGCCACCCTCCTTTATTCCTATGGCCTATGAAATTATTGGTTGTGGGGCATGGAAAAGGCGGCCAGCCGCAGCCATACGGCCGACCGCCTTCCCATTGAATCAGTTATGAAAACTGTGACCAGCAGTCAATTCGACACGGCGCTCACTGCTGAGCGGAGGCCATCTTCTCGTCGATGTTCTTGGCCCACTGCTCGGGCGTGATCGCACCCTGCACCAGCTGCTGTACCTCAGAGGTGTTGGTGGAGCCCAGCACGTCCGGCTTGTTGTAGAAGTTGGTGAGGAGGAAGTACTTGCCGGTCTTGACGTTGTTCTCGTACACGTCCTTGTAGTGCTCGTCCACATCGGAGTTGAAGCCCGACACGGTGATCGCGTCGCCGGCCTCGCTATGCTTCTTGAGAGACCAGTCGGAAACCATGAAGGTCAGGAACTTCTCGGCGGCCTTGAGCTTGTCACCGGACAGCTTGGAGTAGATCGCCAGACCCGGGGACGGGGAACCCTGAGCGTACTGCTCGTGCTCCGAATCGATGGCCGGGATGGGGGCGAAGCCCCAGTCGAAGCTGGACTGCTTGAAAGTTTCGAAGTCCCACGCACCGGTGGTGTACATGGCCACCTGGCCATTGACGAACTGGGTCTTCGCGTCGTCGCCGCTCACACCGACAGCGTTACGGTCCGCATAGCCCTCGTCATAGACCTTCATCCACGCCTTGATGCCTTCCAGCTCGTTCGTGCCAGGGGTATTGCCGTCGGCCAGAGTGGTCAGGTCAACGCCCTTCTTGGCCATGATCGCACCGGTGAAGGA encodes the following:
- a CDS encoding carbohydrate ABC transporter permease, translated to MTFTTRKRIGSLVTSVVMILVALVCAVPLWYIVINTFKTIPDMASNPLGLPKEWTLANYTKAFATVPIVRSLWNTLVVTFFGVVIQVGVGALAAYGMILRKSRFTALVGMILMVAFVVPAQTTLIPLYRMEAQAHLVNTLAGLTIIYLGGAVFCYFLIVGYMKSLPFELIEAARIDGAGPLRIFWSIVMPLIRPILTTVVVFQTMGTWNDFMNANVFLSSSELRTIVLQVYNAVGQFSTDWPSFMTITVLALLPVFVFFIFCQKWIVSGLVAGSVKG
- a CDS encoding ABC transporter substrate-binding protein, coding for MKFNTKVKAAIAAVAAGAMLIPLAACGGSAADSGKITLSYLSWSNENDSKPYIDEFEKENPDIKIDFSYAPPTAEYIQTLQTRLVGNQAPDVFVITSENKAELIKNGYAMDLTGKPYTEKLSDANKEFLTKDGKLYGQSISSWAAGIAYNKDLLKQVGYTEFPKTWDDFLALCKKLKAAGVSPYIESIADGNDRIPDSFTGAIMAKKGVDLTTLADGNTPGTNELEGIKAWMKVYDEGYADRNAVGVSGDDAKTQFVNGQVAMYTTGAWDFETFKQSSFDWGFAPIPAIDSEHEQYAQGSPSPGLAIYSKLSGDKLKAAEKFLTFMVSDWSLKKHSEAGDAITVSGFNSDVDEHYKDVYENNVKTGKYFLLTNFYNKPDVLGSTNTSEVQQLVQGAITPEQWAKNIDEKMASAQQ
- a CDS encoding helix-turn-helix domain-containing protein; this encodes MCADRRRRYDDAFRCSVAALFGEGLGYKAAARRVGMPVMTAKKWSLAYRVGGREALMAKRGGNRSYDWDTKVAAARDHVDRGVAKSVVMERYAIACVTTLEAWCRAYRAGGAEALRPGRRGRPRGSGPRPEPDPTPEGALREENEFLRARVAYLEKALALPASRSPTGRKR
- a CDS encoding carbohydrate ABC transporter permease, which codes for MGATTRSAVRGLPPLDESVYRRRRRARGLREDLTSFWFLLPILAVFVVLFLVPLVQTAYFSFTDFNGYSMDLNWVGLSNYRKVFSDPSTLQGLGFTILYAIVVMVGVTVVAIPLAVVLNRKFVGRDFVRSLFFFFSVPSLAIMGMVWKYIFSPMKTGVVNSVLGVFGIDPVPWLSNNSLAKFCVIFIAIWAQIGWHATLYLAFLQAIPADLYEQATVDGAGKVQQFVHITLPQLMPGIVTSTFLLMSGGLKVYDLPYTMTKGGPGYSTYTVTQSIIQQGIGQSQYGIGSALAVLFFIATGIVVFLQMGISGLISRRFE
- a CDS encoding family 43 glycosylhydrolase; translated protein: MTAVLTKPIVRAVPREQLPHRVNDTALATNPLHRYCADPNLAIFDGHYFLYCTDDGVDEWGTTAFSVYVSDDLASWKRYPALDLRDVPWWDGSDGAWAPTIVRRADGRYVFYFVAGSQIGAAVADTPYGPFVPEAEPIVRKGTFDCHTIDPGVYVEDDGTRYFLWGNQRAWVAPFSDDCLSFDEQEAFSWVPGDFREAIWIHKRNGIYYASWSENDARDPEYCVKYAMSDSLHGPWSEPRTLVEQDPAHKLYGTGHHNIVNIPGTDEWIIAYHRFAYNPAGRWSGGDGCHRETVFAPLNHNADGTLEPVRPQTGSYIRPLNF